The Acanthochromis polyacanthus isolate Apoly-LR-REF ecotype Palm Island chromosome 5, KAUST_Apoly_ChrSc, whole genome shotgun sequence genome includes a window with the following:
- the zpr1 gene encoding zinc finger protein ZPR1 yields MSVISEENVRGGSVFKDISADDEDWQPTEIESLCMNCYQNGTTRLLLTKIPFFKEIIVSSFSCDNCSWSNTEIQSAGRIQEQGVCYTLKVRTKQDLNREVVKAECATTKIPELDFEIPPFTQKGSLSTIEGLLDRAVAGLEQDQAVRRAADPEVAEKIYEFIQRLKKLKEVENEFTLVIEDPSGNSFVENPMAPQKDEALTVSLFKRTIQQDKQLGIRADDDSDEEPAANDLDTMRNEVLVFNTNCPECNAPASTNMKLVQIPHFKEVIIMATNCDSCGHRTNEVKSGGATEELGTKITLNITDPSDMSRDLLKSETCSILIPELEFELGMAALGGKFTTVEGLLKDIKDLTVAKNPFVCGDSSTADRVQKLNEFGEKIDKVITGEVNVHIILDDPAGNSYLQNVYAPDPDPEMVIEKYTRSFEQNEELGLNDMKTEGYQQES; encoded by the coding sequence ATGTCTGTTATTTCAGAGGAAAATGTCCGAGGTGGGAGTGTTTTCAAGGATATCAGCGCCGACGACGAAGACTGGCAGCCCACTGAGATAGAGAGCCTGTGTATGAACTGCTACCAGAACGGTACGACACGTTTGCTCCTGACCaaaataccattttttaaagaaataatcgTCAGCTCTTTCAGTTGCGATAACTGCAGCTGGTCAAATACCGAAATCCAGTCTGCGGGCCGTATTCAAGAGCAAGGCGTTTGTTACACACTGAAGGTCCGAACAAAACAGGACCTGAACCGGGAGGTTGTCAAAGCAGAGTGTGCCACCACCAAGATCCCTGAGCTGGATTTTGAAATCCCCCCCTTCACCCAGAAAGGCTCGTTGTCCACTATCGAGGGCCTTTTAGACCGAGCAGTGGCTGGGCTGGAGCAGGACCAAGCTGTCAGGCGAGCAGCTGATCCAGAGGTGGCTGAGAAAATATATGAATTCATCCAGAGGCTGAAGAAGCTAAAAGAGGTCGAAAATGAATTCACGCTGGTGATTGAGGATCCATCTGGCAACAGTTTTGTGGAAAATCCCATGGCCCCTCAGAAAGATGAGGCTCTCACTGTGTCCTTGTTCAAGCGGACGATCCAGCAGGATAAGCAGCTGGGGATCAGAGCCGATGATGACTCGGATGAAGAACCTGCAGCTAATGATCTGGACACGATGAGAAACGAAGTTCTGGTCTTCAACACCAACTGCCCGGAGTGCAACGCGCCAGCCTCAACCAACATGAAGCTGGTCCAGATCCCTCACTTCAAGGAGGTCATCATCATGGCCACTAACTGCGACAGCTGCGGCCACCGGACCAATGAGGTGAAATCAGGCGGAGCCACAGAGGAGCTCGGCACCAAGATCACCCTGAACATCACCGACCCTTCAGACATGAGCCGAGACCTCCTCAAGTCGGAGACGTGCTCCATCCTCATCCCAGAGCTGGAGTTTGAGCTGGGGATGGCAGCTCTGGGAGGAAAGTTCACGACCGTGGAGGGCCTGCTAAAAGACATCAAAGACCTGACTGTGGCCAAAAACCCCTTCGTCTGCGGTGACAGCAGCACTGCAGACCGTGTGCAGAAGCTGAATGAGTTTGGAGAGAAGATAGACAAGGTCATCACAGGGGAAGTGAATGTCCACATCATCCTGGATGACCCAGCAGGGAACAGCTATTTACAGAACGTGTATGCTCCAGACCCAGACCCCGAGatggttattgagaagtacactCGTTCCTTTGAGCAGAATGAGGAGCTCGGCCTGAATGACATGAAGACCGAGGGATACCAACAGGAAAGCTGA
- the rpl22 gene encoding 60S ribosomal protein L22 has protein sequence MAPIKKQVVKKQGGKRKKQILKFTLDCTHPVEDGIMDAANFEQFLQERIKVNGKAGNLGGGVVSIERSKSKIAVNSEVPFSKRYLKYLTKKYLKKNNLRDWLRVVANTKESYELRYFQINQDEEEEDED, from the exons ATGGCCCCAATT AAAAAGCAGGTGGTCAAGAAACAGGGTgggaagaggaagaagcagaTTCTGAAGTTCACCCTGGACTGCACTCACCCTGTCGAAGATGGTATCATGGATGCTGCCAACTTT GAGCAATTCCTGCAGGAGCGCATCAAAGTGAATGGCAAAGCTGGAAACCTTGGCGGTGGTGTGGTGTCCATCGAGAGGAGCAAGAGTAAAATTGCTGTCAACTCTGAAGTTCCCTTCTCAAAGAG GTACTTGAAGTATCTAACCAAGAAGTATCTGAAGAAGAACAACCTCAGGGACTGGTTGCGGGTCGTGGCCAACACCAAGGAGAGCTATGAGCTGCGTTACTTCCAGATCAAccaggacgaggaggaggaggatgaagattAA